The following are encoded together in the Daucus carota subsp. sativus chromosome 5, DH1 v3.0, whole genome shotgun sequence genome:
- the LOC108221932 gene encoding protein PARTING DANCERS: MATPRHTRGSTPLSSSSHSGAAGVCVMSNTWRDEQHPSFIDFISSFLSSNSFRLNSAPIAPDFIFNCGGLSVAFIFVTDWRNNNITTVISRVQKLKAQFANIYVVVVLPTQEQNDSFICSYFKYNMELGRPTFIPVQDLEMGFEKIVKLAHARGVCKRQNVISKLKADRERSVQGMEIFLKVVTSIPTVQNHDANSLFQAIGSVEAIAKSSKESIMGNTDLSAEKAETIERFFRDPKFYLCPKIS, from the exons ATGGCGACGCCGCGTCACACCAGAGGATCAACGCCGCTCTCATCCTCTTCACATTCag GCGCAGCTGGAGTTTGTGTGATGAGTAATACATGGAGAGATGAACAACATCCATCGTTCATCGATTTTATCTCATCCTTTCTCAGCTCAAATTCCTTCAGATTAAACTCTGCGCCAATAGCTCCC GATTTTATCTTCAATTGTGGGGGGTTGTCAGTAGCATTTATATTTGTAACTGACTGGAGGAACAACAACATTACAACTGTCATAAGCAG AGTTCAAAAACTGAAGGCGCAATTTGCAAATATCTATGTGGTGGTTGTGCTCCCAACACAGGAGCAAAATGACTCATTCATCTGTTCTTATTTTAA ATATAACATGGAGCTTGGCAGGCCAACATTCATTCCTGTACAGGATTTAGAAATGGGATTTGAAAAGATTGTGAAGTTAGCACATGCTCGTGGTG TGTGTAAGAGGCAGAATGTTATCTCCAAGTTGAAGGCTGAT AGGGAGAGGTCGGTGCAAGGAATGGAAATTTTCCTTAAAGTGGTGACGTCCATTCCCACTGTTCAAAACCATGATGCAAATTCG CTTTTTCAAGCCATTGGTTCAGTAGAAGCAATTGCAAAATCATCAAAGGAATCCATAATGGGAAATACAGATCTTTCGGCAGAGAAGGCAGAGACAATTGAACGGTTTTTCAGAGATCCAAAGTTTTATCTCTGCCCTAAAATCAGTTAA